In Phyllostomus discolor isolate MPI-MPIP mPhyDis1 chromosome 3, mPhyDis1.pri.v3, whole genome shotgun sequence, a single genomic region encodes these proteins:
- the PIP5KL1 gene encoding phosphatidylinositol 4-phosphate 5-kinase-like protein 1 isoform X1: protein MRPELGKLLRVAMAAPSPGPREVLALSPEAGRKAATSRSGRRGLLGRLRDKQLRLGLFEISPEHELHRLTCMMQTGLWAATQVSMDHPPGGPPTEEDFSEVLTQAHQGFELGTLAGPAFSWLRHSLGLAEEDYQAALGPGNPYLQFLSTSKSKASFFLSKDQRFFLKTLRRGEVRMLLIHLPRYVQHLQRHPHSLLARLLGVHSLRVGRGKEIYFIIMQSVFYPVGRISERYDIKGCKVSRWVEPAPENSPLVLVLKDLNFEGKTINLGPQRSWLLRQMELDTTFLRELNVLDYSLLVAFQRLQEDERGPGSFLFRTARSVQGVQSPDEPGAQNRRLLPDAPNALHILDGPEQRYFLGLVDLNTVYGLCKRLEHLWKTLRYPHRTFSTVSPAVYACRLCQWVEAHTE from the exons ATGCGGCCAGAGCTGGGGAAGCTGCTGCGGGTCGCCATGGCCGCGCCGAGCCCGGGGCCCCGCGAG GTCCTGGCCCTGTCCCCAGAGGCTGGACGCAAAGCAGCTACCTCAAGGTCTGGCCGCCGTGGCCTTCTTGGGCGTCTACGAGACAAGCAGCTGCGCCTGGGCCTGTTTGAGATCAGCCCGGAGCATGAGCTGCACCGGCTGACGTGCATGATGCAGACAGGGCTGTGGGCTGCCACCCAGGTCTCTATGGACCACCCACCTGGG GGACCGCCCACCGAAGAGGATTTCTCCGAGGTCCTGACCCAGGCTCACCAG GGCTTCGAGCTGGGCACCCTGGCTGGCCCGGCCTTCTCCTGGCTGCGTCACTCCCTAGGCCTGGCGGAGGAGGACTAtcaggctgccctggggcccggcAACCCCTATCTGCAGTTCCTGAGCACCTCCAAGAGCAAGGCCAGCTTCTTCCTGTC caaggACCAGCGCTTCTTCCTGAAGACCCTGCGGCGCGGGGAGGTGCGGATGCTGCTCATCCACCTGCCCCGCTACGTGCAGCACCTGCAGCGGCACCCGCATTCGCTGCTGGCGCGGTTGCTGG gaGTGCACAGTCTGCGGGTGGGCCGGGGCAAGGAG ATATACTTCATCATCATGCAGAGCGTCTTCTATCCAGTTGGCCGCATCTCCGAGAG GTATGACATTAAGGGCTGCAAGGTGAGCCGATGGGTGGAGCCGGCCCCGGAGAACAGCCCCCTTGTCTTGGTGCTGAAGGACCTCAACTTTGAGGGCAAAACCATCAACCTGG GGCCCCAGCGGAGCTGGCTGCTGCGGCAGATGGAACTGGACACCACCTTCCTCCGGGAGCTCAATGTGCTGGACTACAGCCTGCTGGTAGCCTTCCAGCGTCTCCAGGAGGATGAGCGGGGGCCGGGCAGCTTCCTGTTCCGCACAGCTAG GTCTGTACAAGGGGTACAGAGCCCGGATGAGCCCGGAGCTCAGAACCGCCGGCTGCTGCCCGACGCCCCCAACGCCCTTCACATCTTGGACGGCCCAGAGCAACGCTATTTCCTGGGTCTCGTGGACCTCAACACCGTCTACGGGCTTTGCAAGCGGCTGGAGCACCTGTGGAAGACGCTGCGCTACCCCCACCGCACCTTCTCCACCGTCAGCCCCGCTGTCTATGCCTGCCGCCTCTGCCAGTGGGTGGAGGCGCACACTGAGTGA
- the PIP5KL1 gene encoding phosphatidylinositol 4-phosphate 5-kinase-like protein 1 isoform X2, translating to MQSVFYPVGRISERYDIKGCKVSRWVEPAPENSPLVLVLKDLNFEGKTINLGPQRSWLLRQMELDTTFLRELNVLDYSLLVAFQRLQEDERGPGSFLFRTARSVQGVQSPDEPGAQNRRLLPDAPNALHILDGPEQRYFLGLVDLNTVYGLCKRLEHLWKTLRYPHRTFSTVSPAVYACRLCQWVEAHTE from the exons ATGCAGAGCGTCTTCTATCCAGTTGGCCGCATCTCCGAGAG GTATGACATTAAGGGCTGCAAGGTGAGCCGATGGGTGGAGCCGGCCCCGGAGAACAGCCCCCTTGTCTTGGTGCTGAAGGACCTCAACTTTGAGGGCAAAACCATCAACCTGG GGCCCCAGCGGAGCTGGCTGCTGCGGCAGATGGAACTGGACACCACCTTCCTCCGGGAGCTCAATGTGCTGGACTACAGCCTGCTGGTAGCCTTCCAGCGTCTCCAGGAGGATGAGCGGGGGCCGGGCAGCTTCCTGTTCCGCACAGCTAG GTCTGTACAAGGGGTACAGAGCCCGGATGAGCCCGGAGCTCAGAACCGCCGGCTGCTGCCCGACGCCCCCAACGCCCTTCACATCTTGGACGGCCCAGAGCAACGCTATTTCCTGGGTCTCGTGGACCTCAACACCGTCTACGGGCTTTGCAAGCGGCTGGAGCACCTGTGGAAGACGCTGCGCTACCCCCACCGCACCTTCTCCACCGTCAGCCCCGCTGTCTATGCCTGCCGCCTCTGCCAGTGGGTGGAGGCGCACACTGAGTGA
- the DPM2 gene encoding dolichol phosphate-mannose biosynthesis regulatory protein — MQSGEAVPACLRLRRPGPASGLRLPACHEREGRKGPDPEPDVAWCSGAERGEMATGTDQVVGLGLVAVSLIIFTYYTAWVILLPFIDSQHVIHKYFLPRAYAVAIPLVAGLLLLLCVGVFITYVMLKNQKVTKKPQ; from the exons ATGCAAAGCGGAGAGGCGGTGCCTGCCTGTCTTAGACTTCGTAGGCCTGGGCCGGCGTCAGGACTACGACTGCCGGCGTGCCACGAGCGCGAAGGCCGGAAGGGCCCGGATCCGGAACCGGATGTGGCTTGGTGCTCCGGGGCGGAGCGCGGGGAAATG GCCACGGGGACAGACCAGGTGGTGGGACTCGGCCTCGTCGCCGTTAGCCTGATCATCTTCACCTACTACACCGCCTGGGTGATTCTCTTG CCGTTCATCGACAGCCAGCATGTTATCCACAAGTACTTCCTGCCCCGAGCCTACGCCGTGGCCATCCCCCTGGTTGCCGGCCTCCTGCTGCTCCTGTGTGTGG GAGTGTTCATCACCTACGTGATGCTGAAGAACCAGAAGGTGACCAAGAAGCCTCAGTGA